AAAATATCATCTAAATTTGATTATGTGACCACAGAGATGAAACATTTCCATGCGATAGAGAAGGTTTACTTTAAACTCCAATTGcgaaaaattgaataaaagttaagaatgaaaattatttttgaacaTTTTTCTTGATTATACTTATCTCCAAGAAGCTATTGGATATGTATGGTTCGGAAAATAAATTTGATACATTAATTACTGAAGTTAATGCTTGAAATTCAAGCAGTGGCTTTTTATCATCTTCCACGCTTTTCGTAAATTCAACACTAAATTCATCAGTTTTAGGAGAAGAAGACAAAGAAAAGGAGTTTGAAGGAAAAGTAAATTTAAAGTTTTGGGCAGGAAAAGCAAGGAATCATTATAAAAAGTAATTATACTTCCTCTCAAAGATATATGAGCAAAAAATGAGAGAACAAGTATTGAATAGTGAATATCGTAGGAGTAGAAGAAAAATTGCAGGTAATATATAAGGGAAAAATTAACACAGGGGGACAGAAATTTAATTTAAAGATGAATacataataacatccataatacttTTCAAATTGAGTGTAGttaaatcctttttatttaattaaaagataAGAGATTCATTTTTAGTATGaagaggaaataaaataggagtaataatttgaaatatatacACACGCACATATGTTTAGGgtttatttttcaaagaatATCCCATATAAATtggaatgaataaataattgaaaataatttgtgaaagaaagattataaaaattaaattttaaagctTCTTTTATTTTCCGATTTAAAATTTAACCTAAAGAATTACTTTaacaatttttaatttattttttggtgtTGGTAGGATTTAAAATTGATTTACAAGGAGAAAATATATGGTCTCAGTAAAACTGACAATTTAAATGTTGAAGTAATTAGATTTCATGTCAAATTATAATTAAGATATGTGTACTAACTTGTAATTTCTTTTGATAACgaccgcgcatcgcgcgggtatgAATACTAGTTAATAAAGAAAAACAGAGGATAATAGCATGTGCTTGTCTAGTCTGGTTCTTTTCCCATAATATtcaaaaatggaagaagaaaacaataTGCGACAGTCCCTTTCATCGTTTTATAGTTCACACAAATTTTAGCCATTTTAGGAATTCAAAAATGTAACAGAACAATACGGTAAGATTTGAAATTACACATTAAGTAGGCTAGTCCTCAGCCAGTGACCAATCTAAGATTAATAACAATCTGGGTTTCAAAATATCTGACTTTATTTATGCGAGTTAATTTCTCAACTGTTCACTCACTTAACAATTTTTATGTCAAAAAGTCATtcaatattttcaatatatattgCTGACGCGGAATTTCTATTAAGCcaaatttctaaaaaataaaaagttggtTAGTCAGCCGGTAGAGGAAAATGGAGTTTATCCTCCTCGGAGACTTAAGTCATGTAGCTTATTAAAGATATTAAGAAATGTATTAAGTTATTGTTGagaaaataatcattttaatatctcaaaaagaattattatttctttaaaatatatatgtatttactaTTTCAACGGACATTGAATTGCCTTAATGGCATCCATTATTAGAATATTTGGACCGTTTCTAATCAGTTTCTTTTCTTACAATTGAATTCTGATTTTGCTTTGCTAATGAGCATTATTGTCCTTAATGACCTTTGTTGTACTTTACTAGTCTTCAATTTTGAGACGTTCTTTTCTACTAGAACGTTAGTCTTCAGCTAATACATTTTGCCTATATGTTCTCTAAGTCCTTCCCTTTTGTTGGGATATAAGAAGAGCCAAACATTCTTcatcttcttattttcttttgttgggTTTTATAATGTTAAATAAATCTTTATTAGATTCTGACGGCTAATTTTGTACTAGAAGggcttgttgaatcctgggggaTACACCCATACTGGGTGAAATATCTTTAaggacagtgtcttaattgactGTCTCAAACTTTCAAGAATTTCCTGCAAgcttcgtgatcaagtattttccgtaaaaTTTCTAATAATTTTTTCAATGTATCAAAAAAATAGTGTTTTTTCACAGCTGAAGAGTTTGACTGGAAATACTGAAATCATGTACACTGAGGGGAATCTCAAAGTTAAATGCATAGAAATAGGGGAGTATCCTGATTACTTCTTGTCCTTCaattagggtgtgtttggtatggaggaaaatgttttcctgaaaaatgtgtttttggaaaataagtgaatttctacttatttttttatgttcGGTTGGGtaatgaaaaataagtgaatttgtTACTTATTTTCTACGTGTTGATTGGTTAGtacaaatttttcaaaaaataccaCTCATgccccaccaaccccaccctAACCCCCACCACCCCATACCACACCTACCCTCacacccaccccaccacccacgCACCCTCCACCACCCACCCTacccacccccaaccaaatACCACCCCTACCCAACCACCACCCTCCAACCACTTCATCTTCACACCCCCTACCCCACACCATACCACCACTCTATCCAACCCTCCCACCCCCTcctaaattttctatttcatatattttatttaatttttataaaaaataagaattttttctTATCCACCCCACCACCACGCACTCCACACCAAATTTAACCACGCAAACTTTcgatttttataaaagtaaaattaaatatgaagtagaaaattcggAGGCGGTAAGGCGTAAGGGAgtgaaaaacttttttttttttttttttaaattactttttttggagggggtggtgggggtgtTGGGTGCGTGTCgtagaaaaccaaaataaaacacttttcaaaactttttcttttaaaaaaactatGTTTTTTGGAGGGTGTTGGGGGTGGGGCGGCGGGGGGACGTGGGTGGGTGGGTcagaaaaccaaaataaaaaggaaaaacttttcaattttttttaattaaaaaaaaatggagggtttttttttttgtttgggggGGGGATGGGTGATGtagaaaactcaaaaaaaaaaaaaatcaaaaaactttaaaaaaaaaattcttggggTGGGGAGGAGGGGTGGGGTGGGCGTGGTGGGTGGGGTTGTGGGAGTTGTTGGGGTTTGGTGGTTGGGGGGTGAGTTGGGTCATGGCAGGGTGGTTAGTGAAATTATTTTCAAGAACTTGGCCACTTTCCCTTTTGCACGccctttaaaaaattataaataaaacatGTATTTTACTAACTTATCCCTATTTCTTTCCAATAAGtacattctaatcaatattaactatttttaagaaatttaatactaagggtaaaatggaaaaaatttaattaattttatcttggttttttaaatgaacaaataatttgggacatatatttttaataatatggtcaagtaatatgggacggagagagtatttaATTTTGGCGTTCTTTCAATGAATTTCAGTTTTCAATATTTAGTTTTTACTTTGATAAATCAAAATCAGCATGTACCCCCATTTGAGTTGATTGAGGAAACGAATGAACCTACATAAAATTTACGATGAGTAAATAAGAGAAATGACTTTGAAATATCCTTTGTactattttcagatttttttaattttcgtatgttatatgttaaaaaaagaagaagatctcttgtgaaaaatataaattaaaataaaattctaaAGGCctacaaaacaaataaaaacatTGTCTAGTCCActtaaaaattattcatttatTATCTTTGATGGTGTAatagttttttaaaaaacttttataGTGTATGTTAAGTTGATCTAcaacaacacatgaatttcccTATTTGCGGACACAGCTAGATGTTTTGGGTGCTCAAGCAGAGTAAGACTTATCAGCGCCATGTGTTTACAAATCAAGTAAATTTACTATAGGTAAGTGATCTAATGAGGTGAGTATGTATATTAGTTAGCTATGATTAAAtgctaaggggtcgtttggttggaaataagttatcccaggataactTATTCTGGGATTAGTTATCCAAGGATTAGTTATTTCACTCTCTTATAcggataaaataacactataATCTCGGGATAACTAATTTTGGAATTAGTTATACCACGATTTTATCCCAACTAAACATGGGATAAAGTCATCTCACAtattatcccgggattatttATCCTTATCTCTCGTACCAAACGCTCCCTAAGAGTACAAaacatatactccctccggatcaaaaaaagagtccacttagccttttttcttggataaaaaaaaaaaaaagtccacttagcaaatcaagaaggtagtttagtcaaattacctatttttatctaggagttagtattttttagGGGTGTGTAAATGAAAGCAAAAAAAGCCgatttctttttttgatcctatgaaaaatatgcatttaTTGACTTGGTGCAAACATCAAATACAGAGTATGTTTTTTTACCTATTGTTCCCTTTTCCGAAATTTGGTACACTATGGCCATCCGGGCTAATATACGGCAAAAATATCACAACTTCCTATTATTTTGCACAGTTCATTAAAAAGTGGCAATTTTCCAAATAGCAAGTTGTAGTTAAGCGTGAGAACACCGACCGAGAACTTGAGTTCTTCGGGTCCAAAATTGGagtatttatttgattttggGCTCGAGTACGTACTCGTATACGAGTCATAaccaactttaatttttcatttaataAAAACTCAAAACAATAAACCGAGCTTAGAAGATAACCAAGCACCAACCTGTTTATACTTATTAGTATAAAACCAAATAAGCATAGAGTAAAATAATACGAACTGCTATTATATCATTAAGAAATTTGTAGATGCATATTCTTGAATCAATCTTCTTCCTTTTCAGATTTGACTCTAGGAACTTTCAAATTGATGATGGAGGATGTGTTGGTCTTCACATAGACCCCAATACTCTCAACGCCATAGCCATTTTGGGTGCCatgaaaaacaccaaaaagatGACGATTTCCTATCCGAAAGTTGAAGTGTTTGGCATCCATTGGAAGGGTCCCAAATGGTCCATATGAACCTTTGTTGGTAACAAATTTTATAGTTTTCAGAACTACCGTAGGGTTGTTGTACTGGCTCAGTTTTCCTGAGGAACCGCTTATGCAAGTAATAAACTCCGATGGATAATCAAAGGCAATAaaacaaaagtcctcacattcatTAAAACCATGTTTTTCTGACAGAAGTAACTCGCCATTCTCATAATacatgaattgaagtgaaaacaCTACGTTTTGGCTGTAGTAAACAAGAATGCCACCTACTTGGTCTCGTCCCTTGTCATCCCAAACGGATGtaaatatactacttcctcccACTGGCCCAATTTTGATCATATCCATGTTATAATCTCGAGGAGATGAATAGAATTGTAAAGATTCTTATTGTCAGTAATAGTTAATATAATTGGGGTAAGAGAGCCTTAGATTTATAAGAGAAGAAAACCTTGTTCAGCGAGAAAAGAAGTGCTATTTTTTCGGAAAAGAAATCAAGCTACAATACAATCTCTCTCTTTCTAAGAAATTACCTTTGTTAGATTTAACCATGTAAGGAATGCGTATCCGTAGATCTGTACAATATTTATAACATTGAAGTAATTATATTGAAAGATCGAGTAATATATTTATAGAAGATAGTTTTAACTCATTAAGAAGTCTATGAGTCGTATTAAGCACTATTACTCGGAGCCTTTTCATACTATCACGAGTTTGTGTTTGTTCTTATAGCTTGAACATAGGAGTCGGGCCTTCATTCTCGCTTTCCATTTAATTCTGGATAAATTTACTATTAATGGTCACTAAActatctttatttttatcaatGTCACATAACTTTGTTATGTCACACAAAAAACACATAACTTTCACCAATATAACAGAAAAGTCAAAATTGGTTGAATATGTAACCTTATAATGtactgacattttttttttgtgggtttAAATTGCCACATTAGCACTTCCTAATTAAAATCTTTTGCGTTATTAAATGGTATAGAAACCAATTTGGGataaattgaatgattttgaagaCAGCTTTTCGGAAACATGAAGATGACATCTTGGAATCAAGATTGTAGCAACTGATTTACCTCTCAACCTTTTCATTGTCACATGCATGCATGCTGGTATTTGTTATTCTATCGATCTCGAAAGTAGGAGTCTGGCGCTTAGTTTCTTTCCTTCAAGTAATTATAGCTTGGCGTTCAATGAATGAGTTTTAATTATTGTACTAATTACTTCTTCTAATAATTAATCGATGTGTATCCCATTGTTGATTTAGGGCCCGTTTGGAAAGTCATCCatgtaattggaattgggtgtaattttaggtgtaattacacagttttaATATGTTTGTCATTGTAGTTACAAGGTTACTTcttaatttctttcatttttattttaaatttattttttactttttaaattgtttttatttttaaaaatatatttttcttcgtacattatttatctttcattttatttcttatcATTTTTCAACCTTTAGTTCTTATAATTCAtttaattgctcgtattttttattatttatttgtatttcattattttttaatttagtgTAACTACATTATTATTCTAGTTTTTGAAGCCACACCAACAAGAAGAAAGTTGAGGTAGCCCAAAGCCCAGCTTCATTAAGATCCCTATTTTGTAAATTGTAGTTACAAGGTTACTTcttaatttctttcatttttatttctatttttttttttttactctttaaagtgtttttcttttaaaaaaaatatttttcttcgtacattatttatctttcattttatttctatCATTTTTCAATCTTTACTTCTTATAATttatgtaattgctcgtattttttattatttatttatatttcattattttttaatttagtgTAACTACATTATTATTCTAGTTTTTGAAGCCACACCTCTAATATTAGAAAAATTGAGTCATTAACAACTTGGCATATAACAAGTGATGACATTAAATTAGAATTTCGTTGTTAAAATGAGGTTATGGacttatgtttttcttttcttaaattaaagaaaaataatttgacgaTGTTATATTTTCAGTtccaatttatttgttttaataaTATTGACTTATTATTTCACATTGcacgaccttttttttttcaattagaaTTTATAGATAGTTTTTTTGGTCAAATATTTGAATAATGTTTTGACATTAAATTATGGGAGTTTATGTTGTGTACATTGAAATGAAAAGATTGTTTATAGTATCGAGTTAAATTGACCTCCAATAATCGATAACTCTCAACCTCACATAACACGATAATTTTGAGAATAGAGTATCGGTATATACAACTTAAAACTCTTTACCTAAAGATCAAAATCAGGAACCGGAATGTTGCTGTTACATTTGCAATTTACACTGCGTTCTATTAGTATAGTTTACGAGCAAAAGTGTTCAATTCGTATAGATTATAAGCAATTCTGGCCCTTCTCAGTTCTCTCATCCTAcacttctccttttttttttttttttttttaaaatttcctttGGTTTTCCTTTCTATTTCTTCtttgaaatctttttttttttttttttaaggttattttaatatattgttTCATGCAGTAGGTGACTGACATCCTTATATTGAAGGTGAAAAGCAAAATACTAATATAAGTAACTGCCAATACAGGTTAAAGTaagaatctatatatatatatataattgtagGACATAGACCCAGTGACGTGGCATGCCTCATTGCTCATGAACACTATCTAtctttttccctattttttttttgcctttttccctcattaattaattcattattaTCTACTCAATTCAACCGATTTTCTACCCGTTCCCTAACAgtcacttcttttcttttcccgtTCTCAACAATTGCTTGTTCTGATAATTACCCTTGCACACTTTGTTTTCcacatttctctctctctctctctctattcaTGGATCTgttgggaataaaatagacccgcaaaaataatattcacggtattagtgataaacgcggAACACTAACTTATGGTTAAATTAGCAAGAATAAAATGCGGCAATAATGACACAagattttacgtggaaacccttcGAATAAGGGAAAAACCACGACGAAGGCAATGATATCACTATAGCAAGGAATTTTACTTTGTGTAGTaacgagtataaatactcctAAGACACTACACCCTCAAAAGAAATaacactcttttgattttcccacctcactacaatatcactcacactctatttttcttaaGACTATTTTCTTACGACTTTATGGAATACCTCACTTTGCTCTCGCTCGGATGTATTGTCGAGATTTTGGTGTGTCTAGCAAATGATTTTGGTGTGTCTTCAAATGATAGAAGACTTCCTATTTATAGGGATGAAATGAACCTATTGATGTCATTAGTGACTCAAGCAAGCACTTGACAATTTGCCAAATACAAGGAAGatattttcttccttaaaaacaagaaatgttttcttccttaaaatgAGGGAGATGTTTCCTTCCTCAAATTATGGATGGACTGACAAATCTCCTAATCCCATCTTGAAGGAATGGCTTTTAATTTGAGTGCCGACAAGTTCTTTGCACAATTCGAACTTGTCTCGGTACCACTTGGTTCGACATATCTGCAGGATTTTCATTCGTGTGAATCTTCTTGACTTGGAACAATTCGCTTTCCAATTGTTCACGAATCCAATGATATCTAACATCGATATGTTTTGTTCTCGCATGGTACATGGAGTTCTTGCTCAAGTCTATTGCACTCTGACtgtcacaatagacaacatactcCATTTGCTACAATCCAAGTTCTTGAAGGAATCTCTTGAGCCATATCGTCTCTTTCTTGATAGCCGCAATATACTCATAGAGTTGTGACACGCAACTTCCATTTTGCCATGATATAGCTCCCcgaaaaagtaaacaaatatccAGAGTGGATTTTACTAAACCTTATCAAGGTCTGCCATATCGGAATCTCTGTATAGCCCTTCAAGATTGGATTTGATCCTCCAAAACACAAGCATTCATACGGCGTCCTCTTAGATACCGAGTATCCTTGGACTCTTCCCAATGCTCCCCGGATTTTCGAGAAATCGCTAACAACATTGCGTAAAGCAATATCTCGTCGAAGTGCATACTATTGCATACATTAAACTTCCGACAATTTGAGGAATAAGGAATCTTggccattctttctttttcctctcgTTGTTGTAGGACACATCTTTTTTTCTCGATTTCGGATGACCGGGAAGAGGTGTGCTAACCTTCTTAGCATTCTTCATGTTGAAGCGCTCCGATTACACGTTCTATGTACTTTTACGTGACAAATAAAGCTTCTTTTCATCTCTTGAACGAGTAATATTCATGCCCAAAATGCGCTTAGCATGACCCAAGTCTTTCATGGCAAAAGACTTATTCAACTGTTTCTTCAACTCGTCAATCCTGGAAGCATTCTTGCCtacaatcaacatatcatccacatatagcAGAAGGATGATAAAGTCATCATCAGAAAATCTTTGTACAAACACACAGTGACAATAAGTCTTCTTGTAGCCTTGCTCCCACCAAGACTCAAACTTCTTGTAGTTGTCAGAGCTTTTGATCCATATAGACTCTTCTAAGTTTTGCGTACAAGATTTTCTTTACCTTTTGCCTTAAAGCCCTCGGTTGTTCCATATAAATCTCCTCTTCTAAGTCACCGTGAAGAAAAACGGTCTTCACATCCATTTGCTCAATCTCAAATCAAGACTAACGACGACCAAAAAGAAGCATCCGAATGGAGGACATTTTCACGACGGAGAAAATATTTCGTCAAAGTCAATACCTTTCCTTTGACCAAATCCCTTAACAACCAACCTAGCTTTGGATGCGGGCTTCCAGCTGTATTCTTCCTTTAACTTTGAACACCCATTTGTTCTTCAAAGCTCTCATGCCCTTAGACAATTTCACCAACTCATAAGTATGGTTCTCATACAGAGATTTCATCTCATCTTGCATGGCTTCGATCCGATTGATCCTTGTGCTCATCTTCCATGGCCTCCTCATAACATTCGGG
This portion of the Lycium ferocissimum isolate CSIRO_LF1 chromosome 1, AGI_CSIRO_Lferr_CH_V1, whole genome shotgun sequence genome encodes:
- the LOC132061198 gene encoding inactive protein RESTRICTED TEV MOVEMENT 1-like codes for the protein MDMIKIGPVGGSSIFTSVWDDKGRDQVGGILVYYSQNVVFSLQFMYYENGELLLSEKHGFNECEDFCFIAFDYPSEFITCISGSSGKLSQYNNPTVVLKTIKFVTNKGSYGPFGTLPMDAKHFNFRIGNRHLFGVFHGTQNGYGVESIGVYVKTNTSSIINLKVPRVKSEKEED